Proteins from a single region of Bacillota bacterium:
- a CDS encoding sugar ABC transporter substrate-binding protein has product MRKRIVSSLVLLVIATLIVGAANAFASGEITLKVMRPGTPSTARAFLEPAIAAFMKENPNIKVEIVDLGWVEYFSRLAVMWATKTDPDVYMAWYPGIPQYADQKLVEPLDDLLDQDLKARIPEALWKAASWKGHIYGVPTAVAALALYWHKDVFAKAGFAPDVPPQTWDELKDYAIKISRNTKVWGLGMSGKADPFIYDQWAVIYHSNSGRGMLDDEGDPLFDGPDGVEALQYLVDLNKSKATQPNVIQYNRGDLRPLFRDGKIAMVYNDGPWFLPILEQTFDFSNKEKSPIGISTLPKGKKGNYSILGNDCWVVSAHTKHPKEAWKLLSFLVRPEWQYKHDVAYGTVPAQTGEYSMPEFKKWYWQPFIQQVQKGFSYPKTPDLTAIRDGEGGLNENIQRAIAGVLTPQEALSNAARLARKLKK; this is encoded by the coding sequence ATGAGGAAAAGAATAGTTTCGTCTCTGGTACTTCTGGTGATTGCAACCCTCATAGTGGGCGCCGCTAATGCATTTGCATCTGGAGAGATAACGCTTAAAGTAATGCGGCCCGGAACACCGAGTACGGCAAGGGCTTTCCTTGAACCAGCGATTGCTGCCTTTATGAAGGAGAACCCTAACATCAAGGTTGAGATAGTAGACCTTGGATGGGTAGAGTATTTCTCCCGACTGGCAGTAATGTGGGCCACCAAGACCGACCCCGATGTATATATGGCCTGGTACCCGGGTATACCTCAGTACGCTGATCAAAAGCTTGTGGAACCTTTGGACGACTTGCTGGATCAGGATCTTAAGGCTCGTATACCCGAAGCATTATGGAAGGCGGCCTCATGGAAAGGTCACATTTATGGTGTACCCACTGCTGTAGCCGCCTTAGCTTTATACTGGCATAAAGATGTATTCGCAAAGGCGGGGTTTGCCCCAGACGTTCCCCCACAGACATGGGATGAACTCAAAGATTACGCCATAAAGATTTCCCGGAATACAAAGGTTTGGGGACTCGGGATGTCCGGAAAGGCGGACCCGTTCATTTACGATCAGTGGGCCGTTATCTACCACTCAAACAGCGGACGCGGAATGTTGGATGATGAAGGTGATCCGCTATTTGACGGACCCGATGGCGTGGAGGCGTTACAGTACCTTGTTGACTTGAATAAATCCAAGGCAACCCAGCCAAATGTTATACAATACAACCGTGGTGACCTGCGTCCGCTCTTCAGAGATGGCAAAATTGCAATGGTGTATAATGACGGACCCTGGTTTCTCCCCATTTTGGAGCAGACCTTTGACTTTTCGAACAAGGAAAAGAGCCCAATAGGAATTTCCACGTTACCCAAAGGGAAAAAGGGCAACTATAGTATTCTCGGAAACGACTGCTGGGTGGTTTCCGCGCATACAAAGCACCCGAAGGAAGCCTGGAAGCTTCTGAGTTTCTTAGTACGCCCCGAGTGGCAGTATAAACATGACGTCGCGTATGGCACCGTTCCTGCCCAGACCGGGGAATATTCGATGCCGGAGTTTAAGAAGTGGTATTGGCAGCCGTTCATTCAGCAGGTCCAGAAGGGCTTTTCTTATCCTAAGACTCCCGACCTAACTGCCATCAGAGATGGTGAGGGCGGGCTGAATGAAAACATTCAAAGGGCCATCGCCGGGGTGCTAACCCCTCAAGAGGCATTATCAAACGCAGCCAGGTTAGCCAGGAAATTAAAAAAGTAA
- a CDS encoding dihydrodipicolinate synthase family protein codes for MDSRLERLRTLIVGPQVVMTTPFKEDYSVDLDGVRAQIRFMVEKGFVRGNATIIVTGSVGECNVLTESERQQIVKVAAEEAQGRATLFAGCNHSSTSVSVELAKWAQQVGCDGVMVIPPYYWRPTDDEVIQHYSKISEAINIGIMIYNNPFVTQVDLPIPMIERLAKLENVVALKECTIDIIKFDRCVRRFGDRIAVINGNGEYFEPYASMVGTPGFISNSAPYLPEVEFAMWDAIKAKDWERAKQLHIAMSPLFDFFWEVGAVGGTAWLLQLIKRGLQMAGLPVTTLCRMPATPVTEEYKRRFEHLVEEVRARAAAIK; via the coding sequence ATGGATAGCAGGTTGGAGCGACTCAGGACTTTGATTGTAGGGCCACAGGTAGTCATGACTACCCCATTCAAAGAGGATTACTCCGTGGATTTGGATGGAGTCAGGGCCCAGATACGCTTCATGGTTGAGAAGGGGTTCGTGAGGGGAAACGCCACCATCATAGTAACAGGAAGCGTCGGGGAATGTAATGTCCTTACGGAATCTGAGCGGCAACAAATCGTAAAAGTCGCGGCCGAGGAAGCCCAGGGGCGCGCGACACTATTCGCGGGATGCAACCACAGCAGCACTTCGGTGAGCGTAGAACTCGCAAAGTGGGCGCAGCAAGTGGGATGTGATGGCGTTATGGTAATTCCACCCTATTACTGGAGACCCACAGATGATGAAGTAATACAGCATTACTCGAAGATATCAGAGGCAATTAATATAGGGATCATGATCTACAACAACCCATTCGTGACCCAGGTGGATCTTCCGATCCCGATGATTGAAAGATTGGCAAAGCTGGAGAACGTCGTCGCATTGAAGGAGTGTACCATTGACATTATAAAATTCGACCGCTGTGTTCGGCGCTTTGGGGATCGTATAGCGGTGATCAACGGCAACGGCGAGTACTTTGAGCCATATGCCTCGATGGTCGGTACACCTGGGTTTATTTCTAACTCCGCTCCTTACCTGCCGGAAGTGGAATTTGCGATGTGGGATGCCATCAAGGCCAAAGATTGGGAACGTGCGAAGCAGCTACATATCGCTATGTCTCCTCTGTTTGATTTCTTCTGGGAAGTTGGGGCGGTCGGTGGCACGGCGTGGCTGTTACAGCTGATAAAGCGTGGACTTCAGATGGCGGGCCTCCCGGTAACGACGCTATGTCGTATGCCAGCGACGCCTGTGACAGAGGAATATAAAAGAAGGTTTGAGCATCTAGTGGAGGAAGTGCGTGCACGGGCGGCAGCCATAAAATAG
- a CDS encoding IclR family transcriptional regulator: MSEINKSVIKALQIIECFNSDDTELSLAELCRRTGISKAAAHRLISSLASRGFLEQNPETHKYYIGAVAFQIGMRCLRADYLKQRVTVYLEELMRLTGETSHFGVLDMVEKVAIQLHNVECNRPVRVAVRDGTRVPLHCTAIGKVLLAWMEPDLMESIIRRLEFRKYTDATITDPNEFRKHLEIVRKQGYALNCCEGNEGVMCISAPVFDVRNEVIGGLGISGNYQDLYLRMSELIEVVTEIASNFSKSIGYKGSELRVKANIV, translated from the coding sequence ATGTCTGAAATCAATAAATCAGTAATAAAGGCGTTACAGATAATCGAATGTTTCAACAGCGATGATACGGAGTTAAGCCTCGCGGAACTTTGCCGGCGGACGGGTATCAGCAAGGCTGCAGCGCATCGTCTCATATCAAGCCTGGCTTCAAGAGGTTTCCTCGAACAGAACCCAGAAACCCATAAGTACTATATTGGTGCCGTAGCATTTCAAATTGGCATGAGGTGTCTCAGGGCCGACTATCTGAAACAGAGGGTTACTGTATACCTTGAAGAGCTCATGCGTCTTACTGGAGAGACGTCCCATTTCGGAGTTCTTGATATGGTAGAGAAGGTTGCCATCCAGCTTCACAACGTGGAGTGTAATCGCCCAGTTCGAGTTGCAGTTCGTGATGGGACGCGTGTACCTCTTCATTGTACGGCGATAGGAAAGGTGCTCTTGGCGTGGATGGAACCGGACTTGATGGAATCGATTATTCGACGGCTTGAGTTTCGGAAATATACTGACGCAACAATCACCGATCCTAATGAGTTCAGGAAACATTTAGAGATTGTACGAAAGCAAGGTTATGCGCTGAATTGTTGCGAAGGTAATGAAGGGGTCATGTGCATTTCGGCTCCCGTGTTTGATGTAAGAAACGAGGTTATCGGGGGGTTGGGTATTTCAGGAAATTATCAGGATCTTTATCTACGAATGTCGGAATTGATTGAGGTAGTAACGGAGATCGCAAGTAATTTTTCGAAAAGTATAGGTTACAAGGGATCTGAGCTTCGAGTGAAGGCCAACATAGTGTAG
- a CDS encoding Gfo/Idh/MocA family oxidoreductase: MNMKRKSILVVGGGGIGERHVRCFLATGRAEVSVCDANPERLAKLKESYPVKATFSDFNEVDPTGFDGILIATPANMHIPMALRCAEHRIPFLIEKPLSVNMEGVDRLIELARGIPCGVAYVRRSTHSFKRLKELAGSGITGRLRMGRFNFSQDYRKYRPDYQRIYYARADMGGGCILDAASHSINLAQWFFGEVDDTVAFYDRLEFEGVEVEDSSIILLRFREGGALVELFTNQFQQPNIVEIELIGNKGNLRYTVDGEMHKISFCNSDANKWEEMGRYRITRDDPFIAQAHDFLDAIEGGGALPTSIEEARETLAVALAAKAFQHDHPPRSSLWKKIGVAM, from the coding sequence ATGAATATGAAGAGGAAGAGCATTCTGGTGGTTGGTGGTGGGGGTATCGGGGAGAGGCATGTGCGGTGCTTCCTGGCCACGGGACGGGCCGAGGTTTCGGTGTGCGATGCGAATCCGGAGAGGCTTGCTAAACTCAAGGAGAGCTATCCGGTAAAAGCGACCTTTAGTGACTTCAACGAGGTCGATCCGACAGGCTTTGATGGAATCCTTATAGCCACGCCGGCCAACATGCATATACCAATGGCGCTGCGCTGCGCGGAGCACAGGATTCCGTTTCTCATAGAGAAACCCCTCTCGGTAAATATGGAAGGGGTGGACCGCCTAATAGAGCTGGCTCGAGGCATCCCCTGCGGGGTGGCTTATGTCCGCCGCAGCACCCATTCCTTCAAACGCCTCAAGGAGCTTGCCGGCAGCGGCATAACCGGGAGGCTCCGGATGGGGCGCTTCAACTTCTCCCAGGACTATAGAAAGTACCGGCCCGACTACCAGCGGATCTATTATGCCCGGGCGGATATGGGTGGCGGGTGCATCCTGGATGCCGCGAGCCACTCCATAAACCTCGCCCAATGGTTCTTCGGCGAGGTCGATGATACAGTGGCATTTTACGACCGCCTGGAGTTCGAAGGCGTCGAGGTCGAGGACAGCTCGATCATCCTTCTGCGCTTCCGGGAGGGAGGGGCGCTGGTTGAGCTTTTCACCAACCAGTTCCAGCAGCCCAACATAGTTGAAATCGAGCTGATCGGGAACAAGGGGAACCTCAGGTACACGGTTGATGGAGAGATGCACAAGATATCCTTCTGCAACAGCGACGCAAACAAGTGGGAGGAAATGGGGCGCTACCGCATCACCAGGGATGACCCCTTCATCGCCCAGGCTCATGATTTCCTCGATGCGATCGAGGGGGGCGGGGCCTTGCCCACTAGCATAGAGGAAGCCAGGGAGACGCTGGCAGTAGCCCTGGCGGCGAAGGCGTTTCAACACGACCACCCACCTCGGAGTTCCTTATGGAAGAAGATAGGGGTTGCTATGTGA
- a CDS encoding aldolase has translation MQKSRVLAKLRDGKPVLCTKTNFNEPAIVEMVGLIGFDCLWICQEHLWTNDETLAGMVRAARLTGMDTMVRIGKAGYSSAIRPMEMGVKGIMVPHVLSVEEAKAWVRATRFFPTGRRGIDGVNADADWGLMNFKDYLKFSNEETFLAFQVEDPEILPYLEDIAQMPGLDILFVGIADLSQGLGFPGEIDRPEIWDVLKKVGEVARKHGKFAGAPGVSPEWTRKLLDMGYLFISNGADIIYLRDAFLKLREGYEKLGFSFAQLPS, from the coding sequence ATGCAGAAGAGCAGGGTTCTAGCCAAATTGAGGGACGGTAAGCCGGTGCTCTGCACCAAAACGAATTTCAACGAGCCCGCTATTGTGGAGATGGTTGGCCTGATCGGGTTTGATTGCCTCTGGATATGTCAGGAACACCTTTGGACCAACGACGAGACTCTCGCCGGCATGGTGAGGGCCGCGCGGTTGACGGGGATGGATACGATGGTCCGCATCGGGAAGGCGGGTTATTCATCGGCTATCAGGCCTATGGAGATGGGCGTCAAGGGGATTATGGTGCCCCATGTGCTCTCAGTGGAGGAGGCGAAGGCCTGGGTCCGCGCCACGAGGTTTTTCCCCACTGGCCGCAGGGGGATCGACGGGGTCAACGCGGACGCTGACTGGGGGCTTATGAATTTCAAGGATTACCTCAAGTTTTCAAACGAAGAAACCTTCCTGGCCTTCCAGGTCGAAGATCCTGAGATATTACCCTACCTGGAGGATATAGCCCAGATGCCGGGCCTGGATATCCTCTTTGTTGGGATTGCCGATCTGAGCCAGGGCTTGGGATTCCCCGGGGAGATAGATCGCCCCGAGATATGGGACGTGCTCAAGAAGGTCGGGGAGGTGGCGAGGAAGCACGGGAAGTTCGCAGGCGCGCCCGGGGTGTCGCCGGAGTGGACCAGGAAGCTCCTGGATATGGGGTATCTCTTCATCTCCAACGGCGCGGACATAATCTACCTGCGTGATGCCTTTTTGAAGCTGCGCGAGGGCTACGAGAAGCTGGGATTTTCCTTTGCACAGTTGCCATCCTAG
- a CDS encoding Gfo/Idh/MocA family oxidoreductase has product MSNRVYRVAIIGTGRIASTLEDDAYRPHPCTHAGAYAACPKTQMVAVCGRSQENLDRFTARWGVRAQYTDFREMLIRERPDIVSICVHPTLHRDMVLAACENQVKAIFCEKPIATTLEDARVIVDACRRRGTRLIINHSRRWGSVYHEARRLINDGLIGDLLHITGYCQGSMPQRGLIPDSVFETEGPMLHDGTHLYDMFRFFAGEVAWVQAHVQWVRKQAMEDTCVNYVAFKNGVTAVGFVNQRTDYVRFELEFQGTWGRLTLPDFSVWRSRPSSRFEGYRELYLDETIKKPEDNNWFVDAVREIIACIEEGRDSISTGEDGLAALEMIEGFYRSERQGGRRITLPLAD; this is encoded by the coding sequence ATGAGTAACCGGGTATACCGGGTCGCGATAATCGGCACGGGGCGGATCGCCAGCACCTTGGAGGATGACGCCTATCGGCCTCACCCCTGTACCCATGCAGGAGCATACGCCGCGTGCCCTAAAACCCAGATGGTGGCGGTTTGCGGCCGCTCTCAGGAGAATCTCGACCGTTTCACGGCCCGGTGGGGTGTGCGGGCTCAGTACACTGATTTCCGGGAGATGCTGATCAGAGAGAGACCAGATATCGTCAGTATCTGCGTCCACCCCACCCTACACAGGGACATGGTGCTTGCTGCCTGCGAAAACCAGGTCAAGGCCATCTTCTGCGAAAAGCCTATCGCCACTACTCTTGAGGATGCACGGGTGATCGTCGACGCCTGCAGGCGTCGCGGGACGAGGCTCATCATCAACCACAGCAGGCGATGGGGAAGCGTCTATCATGAGGCAAGGCGGCTGATCAACGATGGCCTGATCGGCGATCTGCTACATATCACAGGTTACTGCCAGGGGTCCATGCCACAGCGCGGCCTCATCCCTGATTCTGTTTTTGAGACTGAGGGGCCGATGCTCCATGATGGGACCCACCTCTATGACATGTTTCGATTCTTCGCCGGGGAGGTCGCCTGGGTCCAGGCCCATGTCCAGTGGGTGAGGAAACAGGCGATGGAGGATACATGCGTCAACTATGTGGCTTTCAAGAATGGCGTCACAGCTGTGGGATTCGTAAACCAGCGGACTGACTATGTCAGGTTTGAGCTGGAGTTTCAGGGGACTTGGGGGCGGCTCACCCTCCCTGATTTCTCCGTATGGCGGAGCCGCCCCAGCAGTCGATTTGAGGGGTATAGAGAACTCTACCTAGATGAGACGATTAAGAAGCCCGAGGATAATAATTGGTTTGTGGACGCGGTAAGGGAGATCATAGCCTGCATCGAGGAGGGCCGGGACAGCATCTCTACGGGTGAGGATGGCTTGGCCGCGCTCGAGATGATCGAGGGATTTTATCGCTCGGAGAGGCAGGGCGGCAGGCGCATTACGTTGCCGCTGGCGGATTAG
- a CDS encoding FAD-binding protein, with product MGISVTGDVYEADVIVIGSGAAGIRAAIAASDGGARVMMLTKGRLCQTGSTFYPLTPGWGVSAATGLADPSDSIEAHYEDIIAAAQGMCDPGLARILATEAPVRLKELEEMGILIRPVEGCHCFNRKPRSVMAYDMSNIKKVLGDEVRRRGVTVIEGCRATSIILEEGECAGVRGVMGVMGGDPGGGQPVKRPAMQSVAQPITVYAPAVILATGGGGGLFKYNLTTRDVAGDGYALALRAGATLTNMEFIQMSFGMVAPVWSALFTEQFFEYQPRLVNGEGEEFIERYLPRETYLEYCYLRKTHAPYTVTDPSSAIDRAIFSEILAGRGTERGGIIVDFSHVPRSELESGPLGGWLRWMKRLGADLYEDRVEIAPFVQAFNGGVVIDEQCQTTVPGLFACGEVAAGPHGADRLGGNMMASTMVFGARAGSFAAQRAKVAKIAKAKRRVGASRTTQTDSAGPAAPAGTPGRSGSGDAALPAGAVASGLVEELRQMMSLSANVIRDEEGLRRGLERIEALKREYGLAPEGPVEDAGAGTSAGDPALLDLLNALLVDKVILEAALLRRESRGGHFRSDYPTRNDTEFGTRLEVRI from the coding sequence ATGGGTATATCTGTAACCGGTGATGTATATGAGGCCGACGTCATCGTTATCGGGAGCGGGGCGGCGGGCATCAGGGCGGCGATCGCGGCCAGCGATGGCGGGGCCAGGGTTATGATGTTGACGAAAGGCCGGCTCTGCCAGACGGGATCGACGTTTTATCCCCTGACGCCCGGGTGGGGGGTTTCGGCTGCGACAGGGCTCGCGGACCCGAGCGATTCGATCGAGGCACACTATGAGGATATTATCGCCGCGGCGCAGGGCATGTGCGACCCAGGGCTCGCGCGTATTCTTGCGACGGAGGCCCCGGTCCGGCTGAAGGAGCTGGAGGAGATGGGCATCCTGATCAGGCCGGTGGAGGGTTGCCACTGCTTCAACCGGAAGCCGCGTTCGGTCATGGCATATGACATGTCGAATATCAAGAAGGTCCTGGGCGACGAGGTCCGGCGCCGGGGCGTTACGGTCATCGAAGGCTGCCGCGCCACCTCCATTATCCTCGAGGAGGGTGAATGCGCCGGGGTCCGTGGGGTGATGGGTGTGATGGGTGGCGACCCGGGCGGCGGCCAGCCCGTAAAGCGGCCTGCAATGCAGTCCGTGGCGCAGCCTATAACGGTTTACGCCCCCGCCGTCATACTCGCGACGGGGGGTGGAGGGGGGCTATTCAAATATAACCTCACGACCCGGGATGTCGCGGGCGATGGATATGCGCTCGCCCTCCGGGCCGGAGCCACCCTTACGAATATGGAATTCATCCAGATGTCCTTCGGGATGGTCGCCCCGGTTTGGTCGGCCCTGTTCACGGAGCAGTTTTTCGAATACCAGCCCCGGCTCGTAAACGGCGAGGGAGAGGAGTTCATAGAGCGTTATTTACCGCGGGAGACCTACCTGGAATACTGTTATCTTCGCAAGACCCACGCGCCGTATACCGTGACCGACCCGTCGTCGGCCATCGACAGGGCGATCTTCTCGGAGATCCTCGCCGGCCGCGGCACCGAGCGCGGCGGGATCATCGTGGATTTTAGCCATGTTCCCAGGAGCGAGCTGGAATCCGGCCCCCTTGGGGGATGGTTGCGGTGGATGAAGAGGTTGGGTGCTGACCTCTATGAGGACCGGGTTGAGATAGCCCCCTTTGTCCAGGCCTTCAACGGCGGGGTAGTGATAGATGAGCAATGCCAAACGACGGTCCCGGGGCTCTTCGCCTGCGGGGAGGTGGCTGCCGGGCCTCACGGGGCTGATCGCCTCGGCGGGAACATGATGGCATCCACGATGGTGTTCGGGGCGCGGGCGGGCTCGTTTGCGGCGCAGCGCGCCAAGGTGGCTAAGATTGCTAAGGCTAAACGCAGGGTTGGCGCTTCCCGCACCACGCAAACTGACAGCGCTGGGCCGGCCGCACCGGCGGGTACTCCAGGTCGGTCCGGCTCTGGCGATGCGGCATTGCCGGCTGGTGCGGTGGCCTCCGGGCTTGTAGAGGAGCTGAGGCAGATGATGTCGCTGAGCGCAAACGTGATCCGGGACGAAGAGGGCCTCCGGCGAGGGCTTGAGAGGATCGAGGCGCTGAAGCGCGAATACGGCCTCGCCCCCGAAGGGCCGGTCGAAGACGCCGGTGCCGGTACCAGTGCCGGTGATCCGGCTTTGCTGGATTTATTGAACGCGCTGCTGGTCGACAAGGTCATTTTGGAAGCTGCCCTGTTGCGCAGGGAGAGTAGGGGTGGCCACTTTCGAAGCGATTACCCTACGAGAAATGACACGGAGTTTGGGACGCGTCTGGAGGTGCGGATATGA
- a CDS encoding carbohydrate ABC transporter permease produces MKIRRKTVLQALTYVAVVISMGLLLIPFFWMFVTSLMREREIYSNNYPNFHVLPQHPTFHNYISIFTEVQGGYQSFANSLAIALPTTAIVVVLAVLAAYALSRLRVKGKNTILFTMLFSSMVPTMGILIPYYLFTIKAGLYDTKLILILTYVAYIMPYSVWVMKGFFDTIPASLEEAAMVDGCTRLQALYKIILPLSLPGLAATGIFAFISSWNEFLIGLVLTETKSVPYPVWISLFVGVYKVAFAQLMAAAVVATIPVIIVALLFQKWILQGLIEGAVKG; encoded by the coding sequence GTGAAAATTCGCAGGAAGACCGTTTTGCAGGCTTTGACCTATGTTGCAGTCGTCATATCCATGGGGCTGCTCTTGATCCCTTTCTTCTGGATGTTCGTAACGTCGCTCATGCGCGAACGCGAGATATATTCAAATAACTATCCCAACTTTCACGTTTTGCCCCAGCATCCGACCTTCCATAATTATATTTCCATCTTTACGGAGGTCCAGGGGGGGTACCAGTCCTTTGCTAACAGCCTGGCAATAGCCCTGCCGACGACGGCCATCGTCGTGGTGCTGGCAGTCCTGGCGGCGTACGCGCTGTCGCGTTTGCGTGTGAAGGGGAAGAACACGATCCTTTTTACCATGCTTTTCAGCTCGATGGTACCTACAATGGGCATTTTGATCCCGTATTACCTGTTTACCATCAAGGCCGGCCTCTACGACACAAAGCTGATCCTAATTCTGACATATGTGGCCTACATAATGCCCTATTCGGTCTGGGTAATGAAGGGATTCTTCGATACCATCCCTGCGAGTCTAGAGGAGGCGGCAATGGTCGATGGGTGCACGAGGCTGCAGGCCCTTTACAAAATAATCCTGCCGCTTTCACTGCCAGGGTTGGCCGCCACGGGGATCTTCGCCTTCATAAGCTCATGGAATGAATTCTTGATCGGCCTGGTCCTGACGGAGACCAAGTCCGTCCCCTACCCGGTGTGGATAAGCTTGTTCGTCGGGGTTTACAAGGTGGCCTTTGCCCAGTTGATGGCGGCGGCGGTTGTGGCCACGATCCCGGTTATCATCGTGGCGTTGCTATTCCAGAAGTGGATATTACAGGGCCTTATAGAAGGGGCCGTCAAGGGCTGA
- a CDS encoding sugar ABC transporter permease codes for MAREFRPPAAPRAADLTSGSRTSSNRKGSGRQLGEQGFGSILIAPAMLAIVGLLFYPMIYAFWMSLNNIDFGTGKFSFVGLQNYINLFLDPRIIKSFKATIVFSVGVTVMTLVLSLLLALLLNQNFKGRGLCRALLLIPWAVAPIANGLMWKWMFNPRLGLINNLLISMGALGHFENWLMKPGPAMIAVIVTMVYKTLPFITLLFLAALQSIPAGLYEAAYIDGAGVFERFWRITLPLLRPSMVIIMVVLSVNTLKAFDMIYVLTEGGPADATMVANYMAYAQSFKLLRFGYGAALAFVISIVILLMNLGYFKFLYRGVSYE; via the coding sequence TTGGCACGGGAATTCAGGCCGCCGGCTGCCCCCCGGGCGGCGGATCTCACTTCGGGCAGTCGAACTTCAAGCAATCGAAAAGGCTCAGGAAGGCAGCTGGGCGAACAGGGGTTCGGGTCCATTCTCATAGCCCCTGCCATGCTTGCTATAGTTGGTTTGCTTTTTTATCCCATGATTTATGCATTCTGGATGAGCCTCAATAATATCGATTTCGGCACGGGTAAATTCAGTTTTGTCGGGCTTCAGAACTACATCAATCTCTTTCTTGACCCACGGATAATCAAGAGCTTCAAGGCAACCATCGTTTTCTCCGTGGGTGTTACGGTGATGACTCTGGTTCTGTCATTATTGTTAGCTCTGCTTTTGAACCAGAATTTCAAGGGTCGCGGGCTATGCCGTGCCCTGTTGCTCATTCCCTGGGCTGTTGCACCCATAGCCAATGGCCTCATGTGGAAGTGGATGTTCAACCCACGCCTCGGCCTTATAAACAATCTTCTGATTTCCATGGGGGCGCTCGGTCATTTCGAGAACTGGCTGATGAAGCCTGGCCCCGCAATGATCGCAGTGATAGTGACCATGGTATATAAAACGTTGCCTTTTATCACGCTGCTTTTCTTGGCGGCCCTGCAGAGCATTCCAGCCGGGCTTTATGAGGCGGCCTATATCGACGGAGCCGGCGTCTTCGAGCGCTTCTGGCGCATTACGCTCCCACTGCTCCGCCCTTCAATGGTCATAATCATGGTGGTGCTATCGGTCAATACCCTCAAGGCATTTGACATGATATATGTCCTGACCGAGGGCGGCCCGGCCGATGCAACCATGGTGGCCAACTACATGGCCTATGCCCAGTCGTTCAAGCTCCTGCGGTTTGGATATGGCGCCGCGCTGGCCTTTGTGATATCCATCGTGATTCTTCTGATGAACCTTGGATATTTCAAGTTCCTCTACAGGGGCGTTTCGTATGAATAG
- a CDS encoding extracellular solute-binding protein — protein sequence MARRLVSTLLVLTLILGVLGTTGVFAAGKSELTIITYHSPGQTMNKILDMYAKKTGTKVKFVSVPASMYHDKVAMGLFNRVADWDMMWSFQGWTTEFEPYLEDITDNLPKDLRDDIADAAAIATVRNGRWYGTPLFLSIYGLYYNKELFNEAGLKPPVNLDEMAAAAAKLTLDKNGDGLPDIYGFAREGAVLGLFASFMQTIQNVGGAFLKEKDGKLAPAFNNEYGKRALYWIKQFYAAPWADPSAINTLGPDIRKAFAAGKLAMTYEGIGAVESFMRQEFPEMLKKAGLTVFPGDLGTKGALPGAKRSASLPGSMGLVIRKGTPNLDAAVGFAKFLVSPEIQKFSMTDYGFVAVRKSMINDADLVKQYPFIPVAFEQAKYPHERWADKYYNAEQEATSPILQAYVLGEKTAEQALKEMEAEVIRVRSGK from the coding sequence ATGGCAAGGCGCCTTGTTTCGACGTTGTTGGTGCTCACTCTAATTCTTGGTGTTCTAGGAACTACGGGAGTATTTGCGGCCGGCAAATCCGAGCTCACCATCATAACTTATCACTCACCAGGCCAGACGATGAACAAGATCCTCGACATGTATGCCAAGAAGACCGGTACAAAGGTCAAGTTCGTATCCGTGCCAGCCTCCATGTATCATGATAAGGTCGCAATGGGCCTGTTCAACAGGGTGGCTGACTGGGACATGATGTGGAGCTTCCAGGGCTGGACCACCGAGTTTGAGCCCTACCTTGAAGACATCACTGACAATCTCCCCAAAGACCTGAGGGATGATATAGCGGATGCGGCAGCGATAGCTACTGTAAGGAACGGCCGGTGGTACGGCACGCCGCTGTTCCTCTCCATCTATGGCCTCTACTACAACAAGGAACTCTTCAATGAGGCCGGGCTTAAGCCCCCTGTAAACCTCGACGAGATGGCTGCCGCGGCCGCGAAGTTGACGCTGGACAAGAACGGCGACGGCTTGCCTGACATCTACGGATTCGCCCGGGAAGGGGCCGTGCTCGGGCTCTTCGCCTCCTTCATGCAAACGATTCAGAACGTGGGCGGAGCATTTCTTAAGGAGAAGGATGGCAAGCTGGCTCCCGCCTTCAACAATGAATACGGGAAGCGGGCCCTTTACTGGATAAAGCAATTCTATGCCGCTCCGTGGGCCGATCCGTCTGCCATCAACACCTTGGGTCCGGACATCCGCAAAGCCTTCGCCGCTGGCAAGCTGGCGATGACCTACGAAGGGATCGGCGCTGTTGAATCGTTCATGAGGCAGGAGTTCCCCGAGATGCTGAAGAAGGCCGGCCTGACCGTATTCCCAGGAGATCTTGGAACGAAAGGCGCCTTGCCTGGTGCAAAGCGGAGCGCTTCACTCCCTGGTTCAATGGGCCTTGTGATCCGCAAGGGGACTCCCAACCTGGACGCGGCTGTCGGCTTTGCGAAGTTCCTGGTCTCGCCCGAGATCCAGAAGTTCTCGATGACCGACTACGGTTTCGTAGCGGTAAGGAAGAGCATGATTAATGATGCTGATCTAGTGAAGCAGTACCCCTTCATCCCCGTGGCCTTCGAGCAGGCCAAGTACCCTCACGAGCGCTGGGCTGACAAGTACTATAACGCCGAGCAGGAGGCAACGTCGCCAATCCTCCAGGCTTATGTGCTCGGGGAGAAGACGGCAGAGCAGGCCCTGAAGGAGATGGAGGCCGAGGTAATTCGCGTTCGCAGCGGCAAATGA